One Danio rerio strain Tuebingen ecotype United States chromosome 9, GRCz12tu, whole genome shotgun sequence genomic region harbors:
- the nup35 gene encoding nucleoporin NUP35 isoform X1, with amino-acid sequence MEIQSCIEPMTLGSPTSPKPGAQFLPGFLMGDLPAPVTPQPRSFGLTGGAEIRSPLLAGGSPPQPVVPTPKDKSGAPPVRSIYDDLNGSAVGMSPLAARKQPFAGVHTPLSGLQGTPGTVSNFFSPVSQQRKTTLSPAQVDPFFTQGDALSSEDQLDDTWITVFGFPPASASYILLQFAQYGNILKHVMSNTGNWMHVQYQSKLQARKALSKDGKIFGEAIMIGVKPCIDKSVMESLDKGSTSSSVFTPPVKAPCTPSHPLSTPRSVMRPLSAAYKASSSDYQVCEAGSGGQAG; translated from the exons ATGGAGATACAGAGTT GTATTGAACCAATGACGCTCGGCTCTCCAACCTCTCCTAAGCCTGGGGCTCAGTTTTTACCGGGGTTTCTAATGGGAGACCTGCCTGCTCCTGTCACTCCCCAGCCCAGGTCTTTTGGTTTGACAGGTGGAGCAGAAATCAGGTCTCCTCTTCTTGCTG GTGGGTCTCCTCCACAGCCTGTAGTCCCAACACCTAAAGATAAGAGCGGAGCCCCTCCAGTCAGAAGCATCTATGATGACCTCAATGGCTCTGCTGTGGGAATGTCACCACTTGCTGCTCGCAAACAA CCATTTGCTGGAGTTCACACACCATTGTCTGGTCTACAGGGTACACCAGGAACAG TTTCCAACTTTTTTAGTCCCGTGAGTCAGCAGAGGAAAACAACCCTTTCACCAGCTCAAGTAGATCCGTTCTTCACACAAGGAGATGCTCTGTCCTCTGAAGACCAGCTCGATGACACCTGGATCACAGTGTTTGG GTTCCCTCCAGCATCTGCTTCATACATCCTTTTACAGTTTGCACAGTATGgaaacatattaaaacatgta ATGTCTAATACGGGCAATTGGATGCATGTTCAATATCAGTCAAAACTGCAGGCGAGAAAGGCTCTCAGTAAAGATGGAAAGATATTCGGAGAAGCCATAATGATTGGCGTCAAACCATGTATCGATAAG AGTGTAATGGAGAGCTTGGACAAGGGCAGCACTTCCAGTTCTGTGTTCACACCACCGGTGAAGGCTCCATGCACCCCGAGTCACCCTCTATCAACTCCTCGATCCGTCATGAGACCCCTCAGTGCTGCTTACAAAGCATCCAGCAGTGACTACCAG GTGTGTGAGGCGGGCAGCGGAGGTCAGGCAGGGTAG
- the nup35 gene encoding nucleoporin NUP35 → MEIQSCIEPMTLGSPTSPKPGAQFLPGFLMGDLPAPVTPQPRSFGLTGGAEIRSPLLAGGSPPQPVVPTPKDKSGAPPVRSIYDDLNGSAVGMSPLAARKQPFAGVHTPLSGLQGTPGTVSNFFSPVSQQRKTTLSPAQVDPFFTQGDALSSEDQLDDTWITVFGFPPASASYILLQFAQYGNILKHVMSNTGNWMHVQYQSKLQARKALSKDGKIFGEAIMIGVKPCIDKSVMESLDKGSTSSSVFTPPVKAPCTPSHPLSTPRSVMRPLSAAYKASSSDYQVVSDQQTPKKDESFVSKAMEYMFGW, encoded by the exons ATGGAGATACAGAGTT GTATTGAACCAATGACGCTCGGCTCTCCAACCTCTCCTAAGCCTGGGGCTCAGTTTTTACCGGGGTTTCTAATGGGAGACCTGCCTGCTCCTGTCACTCCCCAGCCCAGGTCTTTTGGTTTGACAGGTGGAGCAGAAATCAGGTCTCCTCTTCTTGCTG GTGGGTCTCCTCCACAGCCTGTAGTCCCAACACCTAAAGATAAGAGCGGAGCCCCTCCAGTCAGAAGCATCTATGATGACCTCAATGGCTCTGCTGTGGGAATGTCACCACTTGCTGCTCGCAAACAA CCATTTGCTGGAGTTCACACACCATTGTCTGGTCTACAGGGTACACCAGGAACAG TTTCCAACTTTTTTAGTCCCGTGAGTCAGCAGAGGAAAACAACCCTTTCACCAGCTCAAGTAGATCCGTTCTTCACACAAGGAGATGCTCTGTCCTCTGAAGACCAGCTCGATGACACCTGGATCACAGTGTTTGG GTTCCCTCCAGCATCTGCTTCATACATCCTTTTACAGTTTGCACAGTATGgaaacatattaaaacatgta ATGTCTAATACGGGCAATTGGATGCATGTTCAATATCAGTCAAAACTGCAGGCGAGAAAGGCTCTCAGTAAAGATGGAAAGATATTCGGAGAAGCCATAATGATTGGCGTCAAACCATGTATCGATAAG AGTGTAATGGAGAGCTTGGACAAGGGCAGCACTTCCAGTTCTGTGTTCACACCACCGGTGAAGGCTCCATGCACCCCGAGTCACCCTCTATCAACTCCTCGATCCGTCATGAGACCCCTCAGTGCTGCTTACAAAGCATCCAGCAGTGACTACCAG GTTGTGTCAGATCAACAGACACCAAAAAAGGATGAAAGTTTTGTATCGAAAGCAATGGAGTATATGTTTGGATGGTAA